A genomic stretch from Tenrec ecaudatus isolate mTenEca1 chromosome X, mTenEca1.hap1, whole genome shotgun sequence includes:
- the LOC142434918 gene encoding cortexin-1-like gives MSTTWTLSPEPEPLPPSTGPLVGAGLDAEQRTVFAFVLCLFVVLVQLMVPCMRILLDPYSRMPASSWTDHKEALERGQFD, from the coding sequence ATGAGCACGACGTGGACGCTGTCCCCGGAGCCGGAGCCGCTCCCGCCGTCGACCGGGCCCCTGGTGGGCGCGGGCCTGGACGCGGAGCAGCGCACTGTGTTCGCCTTCGTGCTCTGCCTATTCGTGGTGCTGGTGCAGCTGATGGTCCCCTGCATGCGCATCCTGCTGGACCCCTACAGCCGCATGCCCGCCTCGTCCTGGACCGACCACAAGGAGGCGCTTGAGCGCGGGCAGTTCGACTAA